Proteins from one Chroococcidiopsis sp. CCMEE 29 genomic window:
- a CDS encoding YbaB/EbfC family nucleoid-associated protein: MTQGKGFGFGLGKMKELADAFKKAQQVQEGAKRLQEELEVMEIPGEAGGGMVKVILSGNQEPQRVEISPEALAEGAEVLSDLVTAAMKDAYNKSTATMRERMEELTSGLELPGM, encoded by the coding sequence ATGACACAAGGAAAGGGATTTGGCTTTGGTCTAGGAAAAATGAAAGAGCTAGCGGACGCCTTCAAAAAGGCACAGCAAGTTCAAGAAGGCGCGAAAAGGCTTCAGGAAGAACTGGAAGTAATGGAAATTCCTGGAGAAGCTGGCGGCGGTATGGTCAAGGTAATTCTCAGCGGCAACCAAGAACCTCAGCGGGTGGAAATTTCTCCGGAGGCTTTGGCAGAAGGAGCAGAAGTACTTTCCGATCTCGTCACAGCGGCAATGAAAGACGCCTACAACAAATCTACAGCCACAATGCGGGAACGCATGGAAGAACTGACAAGTGGATTGGAACTTCCGGGGATGTAA
- a CDS encoding WGxxGxxG family protein translates to MKLSNLSKIAGVGILTLSTAILPATMPASAQTDTTTGTGTQTGTQTEQRRDVEGTDDGFDWGWLGLIGLAGLFGLAGKNRRSEPTAYRDPNSTVGTTGTTGTGYRE, encoded by the coding sequence ATGAAGCTTTCTAATCTATCAAAAATTGCTGGCGTTGGCATTCTTACTTTGAGTACAGCAATCCTGCCTGCAACGATGCCTGCATCTGCTCAGACTGATACAACTACCGGTACTGGAACCCAAACTGGAACCCAAACTGAGCAGCGTAGAGATGTCGAGGGGACCGATGACGGTTTTGATTGGGGTTGGCTAGGATTAATCGGTCTAGCTGGTCTATTTGGTTTAGCTGGTAAGAATCGTCGTTCAGAACCCACAGCTTACAGAGATCCCAACAGTACTGTAGGTACTACAGGTACTACGGGTACAGGATATAGGGAATAA
- the murB gene encoding UDP-N-acetylmuramate dehydrogenase, whose product MNTSQNPGSIYLPGTNCPIKSQVSLAAFTSFRVGGPAEWYVAPQDLAALQASFEWAKAEGLAVTLLGAGSNLLVSDRGLPGLVICTRHLRHTHFNPDTGQVTVAAGEPLPRLAWQAAERGWQGLEWAVGIPGTVGGAVVMNAGAHKSCIADMLVNAQVLSPSGILETLAPEQLGYSYRTSLLQKDQRLVTQATFQLQPGADPAQVLAITSQHLEHRRSTQPYHLPSCGSVFRNPKPYTAGWLIEQTGLKGYQIGAAQVAQRHANFILNCGGAKASDILQLIRYIQQHVEQRWSLRLEPEVKLIGEFQSSS is encoded by the coding sequence ATGAATACCTCTCAGAATCCTGGCTCAATTTACTTACCTGGCACTAATTGTCCGATAAAGTCGCAGGTTTCCCTGGCGGCATTCACTTCCTTTCGGGTGGGAGGACCTGCTGAATGGTACGTTGCTCCCCAAGATTTGGCAGCGCTACAAGCGAGCTTTGAGTGGGCTAAGGCAGAGGGGTTAGCCGTAACATTGCTAGGTGCGGGTTCTAACTTGCTAGTGAGCGATCGCGGTCTACCAGGCTTAGTGATTTGTACCCGTCATCTCCGCCACACCCATTTCAATCCTGATACTGGTCAAGTCACAGTTGCTGCAGGGGAACCATTGCCTCGCTTGGCATGGCAAGCAGCTGAGCGGGGATGGCAAGGATTAGAGTGGGCTGTTGGGATTCCTGGCACCGTCGGTGGCGCTGTTGTTATGAATGCCGGAGCACATAAAAGCTGCATTGCTGATATGTTGGTAAACGCTCAGGTACTTTCACCCTCTGGCATTCTAGAAACCCTCGCTCCTGAACAACTAGGCTACAGCTACCGCACCTCATTACTGCAAAAAGACCAGCGTCTAGTCACACAAGCAACCTTTCAGTTACAACCAGGCGCTGATCCAGCCCAGGTGTTGGCGATAACTTCCCAACACTTGGAGCATCGGCGTTCAACTCAGCCATACCACTTACCTAGCTGTGGCAGCGTCTTCCGCAATCCCAAGCCTTACACAGCAGGTTGGTTGATCGAGCAAACAGGGCTAAAAGGATATCAAATTGGTGCAGCTCAAGTAGCGCAGCGCCATGCTAACTTTATTCTCAACTGTGGCGGAGCAAAAGCTAGTGATATCTTGCAGCTAATCCGTTATATTCAGCAACATGTAGAGCAGCGTTGGTCGCTTAGACTAGAGCCAGAAGTCAAACTTATCGGAGAATTTCAGTCCAGTTCTTAA
- the smpB gene encoding SsrA-binding protein SmpB, whose amino-acid sequence MNDKSESYKVVSDNRKARYLYDILENYEAGIQLTGTEVKSIREGKVNMQDGYALIRNGEAWLINVHISPYTGSGQYFNHEPRRTRKLLLHRQEIRKLIGKVEQQGLTLVPLKMYLKRGLVKVSIGLAKGKKLHDKREDLKRRQDQRDMQRAMKNY is encoded by the coding sequence ATGAACGACAAGAGTGAAAGTTACAAAGTAGTAAGTGATAACCGGAAAGCCCGTTATTTGTATGACATCCTCGAAAATTATGAAGCAGGAATTCAGCTAACTGGAACAGAGGTAAAGTCAATCCGGGAAGGCAAGGTTAACATGCAAGATGGATATGCCTTGATTCGCAATGGAGAAGCATGGCTGATAAATGTGCATATCTCCCCTTACACCGGCAGTGGTCAGTATTTCAATCATGAACCCCGTCGTACTCGGAAGTTGCTGCTGCATCGGCAAGAAATTCGCAAGCTGATTGGTAAGGTGGAACAGCAGGGCTTGACTTTAGTGCCTTTAAAGATGTATCTCAAGCGAGGCTTAGTCAAGGTTAGTATAGGGCTTGCGAAAGGTAAAAAGCTCCATGACAAGCGAGAAGACTTGAAGCGACGCCAAGATCAAAGAGATATGCAAAGAGCCATGAAAAATTATTAA
- a CDS encoding low molecular weight protein-tyrosine-phosphatase: MPYKLLFVCLGNICRSPAAENIMNHLIEQNNLSKHIICDSAGTAGYHIGSPPDRRMATAAASKLGIKLHGQARQFKKSDFENFNLILAMDRENYQDILFLDPAKQYRDKVRLMCDFCSQHTTKDVPDPYYGGSEGFNRVIDLLLDSCNGLLQNVATNQHLAVSDSP; the protein is encoded by the coding sequence ATGCCTTATAAGCTGCTTTTCGTCTGCCTTGGCAACATCTGCCGATCGCCTGCGGCAGAAAATATCATGAATCATCTGATCGAGCAAAATAACCTGAGCAAACACATCATTTGCGACTCTGCTGGTACAGCTGGATATCACATTGGTAGTCCACCTGACAGGCGAATGGCAACCGCTGCAGCTAGCAAGCTGGGGATTAAATTACACGGTCAAGCTCGCCAGTTTAAAAAGTCGGATTTTGAAAACTTCAACTTGATTCTAGCTATGGATCGAGAGAACTACCAAGATATCCTGTTTCTCGACCCAGCTAAGCAGTACCGAGATAAAGTGCGACTGATGTGCGATTTTTGCTCTCAGCATACTACTAAGGATGTCCCAGACCCATACTACGGTGGTTCAGAAGGATTCAATCGCGTCATCGATCTACTCCTCGACTCCTGTAATGGTCTACTTCAAAATGTTGCTACCAATCAGCACTTAGCAGTTAGTGATTCACCATGA
- a CDS encoding response regulator transcription factor yields MPLTILVADDDPGTRLAISDYLEMSGYSVLTAADGQQALAMVEAYHPHLMVTDIIMPRMNGYELVRSVRQHPAFRLLPVIFLTARNKTEERIQGYQSGADLYLPKPFELKELGAAIRNLLERSQMIQSEYRLSQEDGLRIPLPLSVSATESPEQLLHFTQREREVLVMLTHGLSNAQIGTQLHLSPRTVEKYVSNLLRKTETSNRAELVGFAMKHGLVE; encoded by the coding sequence ATGCCTTTGACAATCCTTGTTGCCGATGACGATCCAGGAACGCGTCTAGCTATCAGCGATTACCTTGAGATGTCAGGCTATTCAGTTCTAACAGCTGCTGACGGTCAACAAGCGTTAGCGATGGTTGAAGCTTACCATCCGCATTTGATGGTAACTGATATTATCATGCCGCGCATGAACGGTTATGAACTCGTTCGGAGCGTACGTCAACACCCAGCATTCCGACTATTACCAGTCATCTTCTTGACAGCAAGAAACAAGACTGAGGAGCGAATTCAAGGTTACCAGTCGGGTGCCGATCTCTATCTTCCCAAGCCATTTGAGTTGAAAGAATTGGGGGCGGCAATCCGGAATCTTTTAGAGCGATCGCAGATGATCCAGTCTGAATATCGTCTATCCCAGGAAGATGGCTTACGAATTCCTTTACCCCTTTCAGTGTCAGCTACTGAAAGCCCGGAGCAATTGCTACATTTTACCCAGCGAGAACGGGAAGTCTTAGTAATGCTGACTCATGGTCTTTCCAATGCTCAAATTGGTACTCAGTTACACCTCAGTCCACGCACCGTGGAGAAGTACGTCAGCAATTTGTTGCGAAAAACTGAAACCAGCAACCGAGCAGAGTTGGTTGGTTTTGCTATGAAGCATGGTTTGGTGGAATAG